The Polypterus senegalus isolate Bchr_013 chromosome 1, ASM1683550v1, whole genome shotgun sequence genomic sequence CTACTGAAGAAATCAATAACAGAACAGATCTTCTCCCTGGTCTTTCTTTGGGCTATAAGATTTATGATGACTGCCGTTACATGCCTTTGGCAATAAGAGCTGCAATGGCCTTAATGAATCAACCTGAAGAAGGAACAACGTCTAACATTACTTGCAATAAGAAGTCCTCAGTTCATGCTATGATAGGAACTTCAGATTCATCAACTACTAGAGGAGTGGCATCATCTACAGGACCTTTAAATATACCACTTGTAAGAACCTTTAAAATATACACTCATATACACCTAAATGTGAATTAATGTATTAATATATGTGTTATTTTTGCCAAACAAGTAAATaagatcatttttttaatgtatataaagcCAGGGCTCTACATATGAAAAACATTCCCAAACAATGTTGACATTTGTCTGTTTTCAACACCAAGTcacatttttcttattgttgtttaaGATAAATGTTAAGCAAAATCAAGAAATTAGTGTAATTATGtatcaaaaatggaaatatttatcATTGCATACATCATACAGTTTATAGATTTAGTGATGGTTTCAGTCTTCTGTCTTCCACAGGTAAGTTATTATGCTACATGCGCATGTCTTAGCAACAAAAAAGAATTTCCCACATTTTTCAGGACAATACCAAGTGATTATTATCAAAGCAGAGCACTGGCACAGCTTGTGAAGCATTTTGGATGGACCTGGATTGGGGCCATTAGAACTGACAGTGATTATGGCAACACAGGCATGGCGACCTTCTTGCAAACAGTTCAGCAAGAGGGTGTTTGTGTTGAATATTCTGAAGCCATTGTAAGAGCAAGTCCAAGGCAGAAAGTGCTTCAACTTGTGGATGTTATTAAAAGATCATCTTCCAAAGTTATTGTTGCATTTGCATCTTTTGTAGATTTAGAATTTTTGGTACAAGAGCTCTTAGTTCAAAAAGTTTTTGGGTTGCAGTGGATTGGAAGTGAAGGATGGATTTCGAATGAATACCTTGCAATTCCAGAAAATTACAAAGTGCTGGGAGGAGCAATTGGATGTGTAATTAATAATGACATAATACCAGGCTTGGATGACTTTTTTCAGAGCCTTAACCCATCTGGTAATCAGGTTTTGAATGAGTTTTTAAGAACTACTACAGGATGTGCTTCTTCTGCTGTTGGAAATGCAACATATGGTAATTCATGCAGCTCATTTGAGAATACTCGGAAGATTAATATCCAGTATACTGATGTCCCTGAATTAAGAATTACAAGCAATGTTTATAAAGCAATGTATGCATTTGCTCATTCACTGCACAAAATGTATGCATGTCAAGACAGTGAGGGAATTTTTCCCAATCAAACATGTGTTAAGAAAAACGGAATGGACCCATGGCAGGTATAGAGTAATATTATATTAGAAACAGTGatagctttttctttttaaacattgatttaaaaacatcttttttacAGCTACTTCATTAtatgaaaaaagtcaattttacaaCCAAATATGGTGAGAAAGTATATTTTGATGAAAACGGTGATCCAGTAGCAAGATATGATTTAATAAATTGGCAGCTCAGCAAAGAAAGTACTATCAAGTTTATCACAGTTGGTCTCTATGATGCATCTTTGCCAGATGGACAACAGTTCCTTATGAACAATGTGAGCATTGTGTGGGCTGGAGATCAGAAAAAGGTATGTTTGCAGCTATTCTAATGCTTTCTGAATTCTAAAATACGTTAGTTACTGAGGTACCCAGTGTCTAAATGATTATCCAactagatttataaaaaaaatccagagggcAGCAGCATTAATTATCATTCTAAGATTTCACAATGTCtttcataaatgtttatttcatgGTGATAGAACATAAAGTGGAGCTACACAAAGATATTTCACTAGGCTTAAATTTAAGGCTTCCCATGCTTCAGCATTATGGAGCTCCTGTTAGGAAGTGGTAGTTCCATATATTATTTGTGGCCCCAGAGCCTGATGTTGTGGGGGTACTATGCAATGGAAAGGGAAAATTGTGAGCCTCcagctactgtatatacacaggaATTAACAGGTGGAAGCTGCAGGGGCTGTATTGTCTATGGGAATGGCAGATAGACGAACAGTATTTCTAGCTGTTAGCCCCTTTAAGAAAGTATTATGGCTCTAGTAATACAGTTCTTGGTGGCAGTAGTGATTTCAGGGATAGCCCAGAAAGGGATCCCCATAAGGGGTTTAAATGCCTTGCAAGATCAGTGAGAAACTGGTGCAGGAGGCAGAACCAAGAGTTCCCAGAAAGGTGAACCTGGCAACCATGGGATAAGTGTACTGTATAGATGATGTTGGTTGTGAGTGTATATAGGTAAGCTCTCCAACTTTTAAAATGGACACCTGGCATCAGTCTGAGAAAATCTGCACATAATAAGGTTTATTGTTTTAGGAATTATTCTACGTTCCCTGTTAATCCTCCTgtgtctttatattttaaaaatacgaTCTATTTTGTTCTCTGCAAAGTACCTCCTGTTTTGTTTTGAACTGGAACCTACACTTAGGGAATTTTCAACTATTTCACctagttcatttttttgtttttttattgtgaatatttcattgcattttattccCAAATTTCTTGTTACTTTAAAGGTGCCTAAAGCAGTCTGTAGTGAGAGTTGTTCAGTAGGCACAAGAAAGGCTATTCAGAAAGGTCGCCCTGCGTGCTGCTTTGATTGCATACCATGTGCTGAAGGAGAAATAAGCAATGTAACTGGTAGGTCACAAcaatataatgatattaaatgctATCattagagtttgcacattctgctgATGCTCATGTAGATTTTATTTGGGTTTTCATCATCCATTCTAAAAAGATGTGTATTAAGTTACTGTGACCCAGCGTGAATAAGTATGGGTATTGGCataaacattcattaaaaaatagaTATGATGAGTAATATTgtgctgtatacatttttaattgcagACTCTATTGAATGCATTAAATGTCCAATGGAGCACACAACAAATCATCAAAGAGACATGTGCATCTTAAAGGATATTGAATTTTTATCATTTGGAGAAATCATGGGAGTTTTACTGGTAGTATTCTCTTTATTAGGTGCTTGCATCACAATTGCCATTGCTCTGGtgttttttcttcacagagaTACACCAATCGTCAAAGCTAACAACTCTGAATTAAGTTTTCTTCTTCTGTTCTCACTgacattgtgtttcttgtgttCCCTCACTTTCATTGGTCAGCCCACTGATTGGTCCTGTATGTTACGCCATACTGCTTTTGGAATCACATTTGtactgtgcatttcctgtgtaCTTGGTAAAACAATTGTTGTCTTAATGGCATTTAGAGCAACACTTCCAGGTAGCAATATGATGAAATGGTTTGGGCCAACACAACAGAGGTTAAGTGTTTTTAGTTTAACATTCATCCAAATGCTGATCTGTACACTTTGGTTAATATTGTCCCCACCATTTCCCAACAAAAACATGGTACATTACAAAGATAAAATTATTATGGAGTGTGATCTAGGATCAACTGCAGTTTTTTATGGTGTTCTTGGGTACATTGGATTTCTGTCTTCAATGTGTTTTGTATTGTCTTTTCTAGCACGTAAATTGCCAGATAACTTTAATGAAGCGAAATACATCACTTTCAGCATGTTAATTTTTTGTGCTGTCTGGATAACATTTATCCCAGCATACATTAGTTCTCCTGGAAAATATACTGTGGCTGTAGAAATATTTGCTATATTAGCGTCTAGCTTCGGCCTGCTTTTCTCTATTTTTATCCCTAAGTGctacattatattgttaaaacCTGAGAGAAACACCAAAAAGTTCCTGATGGGAAAAGTATAGGCAAACATTCACAAATGTAACAGTTAAATGGCTCCCTTCTTTTCACTACATTTTTAATCCTTGACTAAATGTTTATGTTAGTTAAAATTACACAGATagctttaaaagaaaaagtttcaACTGTGTTAGAATGGTATCCTCTTCTGGATAAGACTCTGACTCCCACCTGCCACTGCAGAGaccattttactaaaatatttaatttggaaACAGTATTCATCCTGCAAGGTTATAGATCCATTTGCTGTGATttattatctattatattatatttattactatCATATCATCAGAACAACATTAAAATCTTTAACATTTAGATGAAATCTGCTGTGAAGACCTTTTTGTCACGGAACTCAATATTAATGCAGTAAAACACATTGGCTAACATTTTTCAAGCCATTTCAAGAAAACAAGCCACACAAATACATGGacatctttatttgtaatctCATGGATGAagatattaaaaaaggaaaacaattaaaCAGCATAATATTAATTTGCAGAGAaacgaaaaacaaaaataaaaattctaatacctagaaaatgttatgtttatttctAACTATAGTTTTTTATGTTAAAGTTTTGTTTATATGAGTTCCAATAGAGATTTTTCCCTACATGCCCATTTGTAAAACTTTAAATTACACTTTTGAAAagctttttaataaaatgattcaATGCATTGTGTGGATATGTGCAGAATTGGTATAAATTAAGAATTACTATTTGATATACACCATTTTAAGAAAGGTAGAGTGTTTATTTTTACTGGAATCAGAGTGAGCAGTGGTTGAGATTGTAGCCACAGTCAGTACAGTCTGGTCACAATCAGCTATTGGGCTAGACAAGAACTTATTTAGATATAACCAAAGTAACAGGTGTTGTTAAAGTATATTTCTATAATATGTTTAGGTAAGAAAGCAAtaatttcagtgttttaaatgttgacccttttgtcattgctggctaAAATGCTGGTGTCCCATGTGTCATCTATACAATCACTCTGATAACTATCTGTTCTCATGAGTTGtgcatttgttcattttatgtGTAATACTGGATTCCATAATCGTAATATCTCCTTGCTGGGCTGGAACTATGAatgctacttctttgtatttcctggtttagTGTGGGTTAATGAATATATGTTTAATCACACTTTAGaattcatgaaaaataaa encodes the following:
- the LOC120532789 gene encoding extracellular calcium-sensing receptor-like; the protein is MLICVSIFIVYNKVDPFEMLFLVVTLITLLIRAEEPACRLHGDPDLPLLSKDGDIIIGGIFSFHSTPLYANLTFQDMPQSITCKDANIKEFLFAQTMIFATEEINNRTDLLPGLSLGYKIYDDCRYMPLAIRAAMALMNQPEEGTTSNITCNKKSSVHAMIGTSDSSTTRGVASSTGPLNIPLVSYYATCACLSNKKEFPTFFRTIPSDYYQSRALAQLVKHFGWTWIGAIRTDSDYGNTGMATFLQTVQQEGVCVEYSEAIVRASPRQKVLQLVDVIKRSSSKVIVAFASFVDLEFLVQELLVQKVFGLQWIGSEGWISNEYLAIPENYKVLGGAIGCVINNDIIPGLDDFFQSLNPSGNQVLNEFLRTTTGCASSAVGNATYGNSCSSFENTRKINIQYTDVPELRITSNVYKAMYAFAHSLHKMYACQDSEGIFPNQTCVKKNGMDPWQLLHYMKKVNFTTKYGEKVYFDENGDPVARYDLINWQLSKESTIKFITVGLYDASLPDGQQFLMNNVSIVWAGDQKKVPKAVCSESCSVGTRKAIQKGRPACCFDCIPCAEGEISNVTDSIECIKCPMEHTTNHQRDMCILKDIEFLSFGEIMGVLLVVFSLLGACITIAIALVFFLHRDTPIVKANNSELSFLLLFSLTLCFLCSLTFIGQPTDWSCMLRHTAFGITFVLCISCVLGKTIVVLMAFRATLPGSNMMKWFGPTQQRLSVFSLTFIQMLICTLWLILSPPFPNKNMVHYKDKIIMECDLGSTAVFYGVLGYIGFLSSMCFVLSFLARKLPDNFNEAKYITFSMLIFCAVWITFIPAYISSPGKYTVAVEIFAILASSFGLLFSIFIPKCYIILLKPERNTKKFLMGKV